GTGGGCCCGTAGGTGCTGAGCAATTCCTCGGGGAACTGGTAAAAGAGCAGGGTGTAGGCGAGCAAGGGAATCGAGGCGATGGCGCCCACGACGAAGCTGAAGACTGTCCCGTACCGAACGCCCACCGCGTAGAGGGCAAACCACAGACCAGTGCCAATGTTGCTGGCGGTAGGGACCAGGGCAATGTTGATGATTTCAAAGACAGCGATGACGGCTAGGACGGCCAGCGGCCTGTCGCGGCGAAACATGAGCACACCGGCGGATGCCAGGACCAGCACGGTGTGCGATGCGAAATTGGTCTCGGGATCGGAACTGAGCAAGGTCCCTGAGGCGACCACCAGATAGGCCAGCACCACCGCCACGTCCATGAGACGGGGATGGTGATAGAAATAGTTTCTGAGAACGCCGCGGCGGCGGGCCGAAAATTCATCGGCCCGCCGCCCGGCGGAGGGTATTTCGGCGGGGTCCGCGGCCGTTCGTTCCGCGGCCCCCGCCTGATCATGGGTGCGCATCAGTGCGAGCCTAGAAGGCGCCGTCGTGCACGGGCCCACAGACGCTCTTAGACGTCACGGGTCTTGAGGGAGATGATGGCAGGGACGGCAAGGACAACGATCCAGCCAAGGAAGATCATGCCGCCGGCGAAGGGGCTGATGAATGCCGCCTTGTCACCGATCTCGAGCATGCGCCCACCGGCCACGCTGGGCGTGTACTGGCCCACGTACTTCCAGAAGTCTCCCGGGACCAGGCCAAGGAGCTGGGTGGCGATTTCCAAAAGGAAAAACAGTCCAACCAAGACGATGATGCCGCCGGCGGAGCTTCGGATCAACGTGCCCAGGGAAAGTCCGGCCACAGCCACACCTGCCACATACACGCCGCCCATGAGGATGCTGTAGAGCACACCGTCCATGTGCAATGACATGGTGATCCCGTAGTTGCTCATGATCGGGATGGAGATCAAAAACGTCACAAGCGCTGCCACCAGTGTCAGCATGTAGGAGACAACCACCAACACAATGGCCTTGGCAAAGAACACGGGTAGCCGCTTGGGAACCGCTGTCAAAGTGGAACGGATCATGCCGGTGCCAAATTCTGAGGAGATCAGCAAAACGGCCAAGGCACCCAGGATCAGCACCCCCAATTGGATTCCGGCGATGGGGGTGCCGTAGATGTTCAGCCCTTCAGCGTTGCCGGCTGCAATGGCCTGATCGATTGTCATCTTCGGCGCACTGCTGGGATCGGCACCAGGCACAACGCGCCCGGAATTACCGAATTCCATCATCGAATCGATGATGGTGCCGCGCAGCCATGCGGCCATGGTCCCCACACCCACCACCGCCAGGAAGGAAAAGGCCAGCAGGAGCTGAGTGGAACGCAGGGAACGGAACTTGATCCATTCGCTGCGCAAAACGCCGGTGAAGGACAACCCGGTTCCGCTGCTGGCAGCGGGAGGTGCGGGGATCGTCGTCGTGCTCATCTTCAGTGTCCCTTCGTGGCAGCCGACGCTGCGGCGTCGGCTGCAGCTGGCGAATCTTCGGTGAATTCTTGCGATTGGTACTCCACCGAATCCTTGGTGAGGTCGAAGTACGCTTCTTCCAAGGAGTTGGACAGCGGCGTCAGCTCGTACACCAGGACCTGGTTCTCCATGGCTAGTGCGCCGATCTGGCGCGAATCCAGGCCGGTCACCTCCAGGGTTTCATTTTCGGGGCATTCCACAGTGACCCCGGCGCCGGCGAGCAGCGCGCTCAGGCGCGTCACCTCACTGGTGCGGATTCGGGTCTTTTTTTGTTGGCCGCCGGCCAAGATGGTGGCGATGGGGGCGTCGGCGATGATCTTTCCCCGACCAATCACAATCAAGTGGTCCGCGGTTTGTGCCATCTCGCTCATGAGGTGCGAGGACAGGAAAATTGTCTTGCCCTGCCCGGCCAGGTGTTTGGCCAGGTTTCGCACCCAGAGCACACCCTCCGGGTCCAGTCCGTTGACCGGCTCGTCAAGGATCAGGGTCTGGGGGTCGCCCAGCAGGGCCGAGGCGATACCCAGGCGTTGCCCCATGCCCAGGGAGAAGCCGCCAGCCTTCTTCTTGGCGACGGCGGCCAGCCCGGTCATGTCGATGACCTCGTTGACGCGCTTGGTGGGGATGTTGTGTGTAGCGGCCATGGCCAGCAGGTGGTTGTAGGCGCTGCGAGAGGTATGCACGGCCTTCGCATCCAGCAGGGCGCCCACCTGGTGGAGGGGATCCTTGTGGTCAGCGTAGCGTTTGCCGTTCACAGTGACTGTGCCTGCCGTGGGCTTGTCCAGCCCGACAATCATGCGCATGGTGGTCGACTTGCCAGCACCGTTGGGCCCCAAGAAGCCTGTGACCAGCCCGGGGTTGACGGTGAACGTGACACCTCCGACAGCTATCTTGGCACCGTAGTGCTTGGCCAGGTTTACTGCCTCAATCATGGGAGATCCTCGTGTGATGGTTCTGCGGCTGCGTCTACTTTTAACTACCGTACGCAAAACTCGCGTGGTTTTCTTCCATCTCAGGGATGAATCAGGGCCTTTTAGGGGTCGTCCCTTTGGATGACGGGTTGGCCGGCGGCAGTGCGCGCCTACTCGTAAGATAGGCGGATGAACACCCTCGTCAGGCCACACAGGATCTCCCAGCGCACCCTGTGGGCCGTTTCACTTCCGGCGCTGGCTGTCCTGCTCGCTGGGGCCCTCACGGTGCGACTCTCCCACAACGTCCCCATCTTCCAGGGCCTGGACAACAGTTGGTACCAGCTCATGCTCGCCTCGCGGACGCCGGGGCTCACTTTGGCGAACCGGTTGTTGGACTTCCTAGGCAACGCCGGGATGGTCATCTACAGTGTGCTGCTGTTCCTGGTGTTGCTGTTCCGGCACCGGCGCCTGGCGTTCTTTACCGCCGGGGCCAATCTCGGGGCACTGGGCCTGACCCATCTGATTAAGTTTCTGGTGGCCAGGCCCCGCCCCCTGGACCGTCTTGTCAGCGTTGACTCCGGTTCATACCCTTCCGGGCATGTCAGTGCCACGGTGGCCGCTATGGTGGCAACGGCCATCGTCCTGGGGAAACTGTGGATGTGGATCAGCGGTGCCATTCTCAGTGTCGCCATGATGTACAGCCGAACCTATCTGGGCGCCCACTGGCTCTCCGACACCTTTGCCGGGGCAATTCTGGGCGTGGGTGTCACCTTGTTGCTGTGGGCTGCGGTGCAGGATAAATGCCTTCAGCGGTATGCAGTTTTGCGCTAGCGGGACGCGTCCGACACCCAGGGGCGTGGTGGCGGTGCACCGGGCCCGGAGGTTCGTCCGGGCCCGGATTGTTACAGCCGTCAGGCCTTGTCGCCGTAGCGGTAGAACCCTTCGCCCGTGGCGACGCCCATCTTGCCCTTGTCGATGTAGTTTTCCTTCATCCATACGGCAATCTCGCGGTCCTTCGCGGTCCCGTGGGAGAGGATGTTGTAGGCGGTGGACAGGCCTACGACGTCGTAGATCTGGAACGGTCCCATCGGGGCCCCGGTGCCGATCCGCCATACCTTGTCCACGTCTTCGGGGCTCGCGTAACCGAACGCAGCCAGTTCGGCGGCTGCGTTGAGGAACGGCACCAGCAGAGAGTTCAGGACATAGCCGGCCTTTTCCTTGTGTACCTCAATGGGCACCATCCCGATGTTGGCGGCGAAGCTCACCACGGCTTGGAACACCTGCGGATCGGTGTCAGCGGTGCCCATGACCTCGGCGGTGTTGAACTTCCAGACTTGGTTGGCGAAGTGGAGGGCAAGGAATTTTTCCGGCCGTCCGGTGAAGTCCTTCATATCGCTTGGCAGGAGGGTTGAGGAGTTGCTGGCAAAGATGGTCTTTTCGGGGGCCAGGACGGCCAGTTGCTCGTAGGTGGCGCGTTTGATGTCCAGGACCTCGGGGATGGCTTCGATGACCAGGTCCGCATCCTTGACTGCGTCGGCGAGGTCTGCGGAGCAGGTGATGCGGGCCAGCGCTTCGGCTGCCTTGGCTTCAGTGCCCCCCGGTACTTCCTTTGCATAGATGCCGGCCAGCCCGGATAGGCGCTGTTGTGCCTTCTCAAGGATTTCCTCGCTGATGTCATAGACCGTGACGGCAAACCCGTGGAATGCGGTCTGGAACGCGATTTGTGAGCCCAATACTCCACTGCCCAGGACGGTCACGTTCTGAATGTCAATGCTCATTTTTGTCTTCTTCCATTTTTTATGGTTTGGGCAGTACCTGCACCCAACGGTTCGGCCGCAGATGGCGCGGCCACGCTCAGGGCTAGAAACCCTTGAACAATCTGCGCAATTTGTTCGTACAGGTCCGTGCCCGGATCACTGCCCGGATGGGCTCCCGTGGCTGGCTGAACGAGCGTCAGGTGGAGGACGGCGAATACGCTGCGGGCAGCACGGTCCGCGGCTACCTGGTACGCGTCCCCCTGTTGCAACGATGCCAGTAAAATGCCAGCGATGTGGCCCTCAAGGTTGGAGACCAAGGACAGGCCCTCTGCCCTGTGTATATGCTCCGGAGCCCCAAAGAGGAGTTCGCGCTGGTAGATGGCCATGTTGGGCGCATTGCGTGAAGCGGCAGTGACAATCGGCCCGATAAGTGCGCAGACCTGTGCGAGCGGGCTGGCGGCGCTTCCCACCTCGCGGCACCCCTGCTCAATGGCGCGGCGGAATTCGGCATTGAAGACCATCAGAAGCAGCTGGCCTTTTGTTGGTGCGTACCGGAACAAAGTCCCTGTGGCGACGTCCGCACGGTCCGAGATTTCCTGGGTCGTAGCGCCGTCGAAGCCACGCTCGTCAAACAGGGCGGCAGCTGCAGCGAGAATCCGGGACCGCTTCTGGAGCATATTCCGCTCGCGACGGCCCATCTTGGCGGCCGACCCTGCGGCTGCTTCAGACGGCTCCACCGCAGGTGCCAGCACTTGGTCCTGCCCGGGAACCGGGCTGTGGGTTCGTGGCACTGCCACCGCCTCCTAAGTGAGTGTGTTCATTAATGAGTCTACTCATTAAAAGCTAATGCACAAGGGAACGCTCTGCAGGATTGTCAGACGGAGTTCACAAGTTGTGAATGCAAGTAGTAATATTCGGGGCAAGAGTAGTGGCCTCACCGTGGTCAGGTGGCTGTGGCGCCCAGGTGTTCACTGGCGGGCAGCGGCCGCGCCGCTGGGACTGTCAGGATTGAGGCCACAATGGCGACGGCGATAGCCAGCAGCGCCCAACGGATGGTGATGTGGTCCCCGAGGAAGCCAAGCAACGGCGGGCCAGCCAGGAACGCCACGTAACCGATGGTGGAGACCACCGAAACCCTGGCGGCAGCACGGGCGGGATCATCAGCGGCGGCGGACATGCCCATCGGGAAGCCCATGGCCGCGCCGGCACCCCAGAGCACCGCGCCCAGCCCGGCCACCACCATGTTGGGGGCAAGGACAAAGAGGATCAACCCTGCAAGGGCGGCGCCGAGGCTGAAGTACAGCACGGGCACCCGTCCATAGCTGTCAATGAAGCTCCCGCCAAAGAACCTGAACAGGGTCATGGAGGCCACGAACACGGCAAACATGACGGCCCCGGCGGCTTCCGTGGCACCCAGCCCGTCCACGGTGGCTTTGGCAATCCAGTCGTTCGCTGCGCCTTCCGTCAGCGCGGCACCCAGAACCACCAGCCCCACCAGCAAGGTTCGCTTTTCGGTCCACGCACTGCGGCTCTTGGCAAGGCTAGCTTGGGGGCCCTGCTTGCGAGCCTGCGCCGCTGGGGCTTCG
This region of Arthrobacter alpinus genomic DNA includes:
- a CDS encoding ABC transporter permease, producing MSTTTIPAPPAASSGTGLSFTGVLRSEWIKFRSLRSTQLLLAFSFLAVVGVGTMAAWLRGTIIDSMMEFGNSGRVVPGADPSSAPKMTIDQAIAAGNAEGLNIYGTPIAGIQLGVLILGALAVLLISSEFGTGMIRSTLTAVPKRLPVFFAKAIVLVVVSYMLTLVAALVTFLISIPIMSNYGITMSLHMDGVLYSILMGGVYVAGVAVAGLSLGTLIRSSAGGIIVLVGLFFLLEIATQLLGLVPGDFWKYVGQYTPSVAGGRMLEIGDKAAFISPFAGGMIFLGWIVVLAVPAIISLKTRDV
- a CDS encoding ABC transporter ATP-binding protein — encoded protein: MIEAVNLAKHYGAKIAVGGVTFTVNPGLVTGFLGPNGAGKSTTMRMIVGLDKPTAGTVTVNGKRYADHKDPLHQVGALLDAKAVHTSRSAYNHLLAMAATHNIPTKRVNEVIDMTGLAAVAKKKAGGFSLGMGQRLGIASALLGDPQTLILDEPVNGLDPEGVLWVRNLAKHLAGQGKTIFLSSHLMSEMAQTADHLIVIGRGKIIADAPIATILAGGQQKKTRIRTSEVTRLSALLAGAGVTVECPENETLEVTGLDSRQIGALAMENQVLVYELTPLSNSLEEAYFDLTKDSVEYQSQEFTEDSPAAADAAASAATKGH
- a CDS encoding phosphatase PAP2 family protein, with amino-acid sequence MNTLVRPHRISQRTLWAVSLPALAVLLAGALTVRLSHNVPIFQGLDNSWYQLMLASRTPGLTLANRLLDFLGNAGMVIYSVLLFLVLLFRHRRLAFFTAGANLGALGLTHLIKFLVARPRPLDRLVSVDSGSYPSGHVSATVAAMVATAIVLGKLWMWISGAILSVAMMYSRTYLGAHWLSDTFAGAILGVGVTLLLWAAVQDKCLQRYAVLR
- a CDS encoding 3-hydroxyacyl-CoA dehydrogenase, coding for MSIDIQNVTVLGSGVLGSQIAFQTAFHGFAVTVYDISEEILEKAQQRLSGLAGIYAKEVPGGTEAKAAEALARITCSADLADAVKDADLVIEAIPEVLDIKRATYEQLAVLAPEKTIFASNSSTLLPSDMKDFTGRPEKFLALHFANQVWKFNTAEVMGTADTDPQVFQAVVSFAANIGMVPIEVHKEKAGYVLNSLLVPFLNAAAELAAFGYASPEDVDKVWRIGTGAPMGPFQIYDVVGLSTAYNILSHGTAKDREIAVWMKENYIDKGKMGVATGEGFYRYGDKA
- a CDS encoding TetR/AcrR family transcriptional regulator, with the translated sequence MPRTHSPVPGQDQVLAPAVEPSEAAAGSAAKMGRRERNMLQKRSRILAAAAALFDERGFDGATTQEISDRADVATGTLFRYAPTKGQLLLMVFNAEFRRAIEQGCREVGSAASPLAQVCALIGPIVTAASRNAPNMAIYQRELLFGAPEHIHRAEGLSLVSNLEGHIAGILLASLQQGDAYQVAADRAARSVFAVLHLTLVQPATGAHPGSDPGTDLYEQIAQIVQGFLALSVAAPSAAEPLGAGTAQTIKNGRRQK
- a CDS encoding MFS transporter gives rise to the protein MNQQTVSRAAIATFAIFAINGFVFASWAARIPAVTRILDLSAGEMGMLLLTIAVGSVVALPLAGSVVARIGTSRTVRTGGFTAAAGGLLVSIALAQASVPLTALGLVFFGVGIGLWDVAQNIEGAAVERHLGRTIMPQFHAGFSGGALIGALVGAGLSAVNVSMSLHLGAIVVLVSAAMLFVPRLFLPEAPAAQARKQGPQASLAKSRSAWTEKRTLLVGLVVLGAALTEGAANDWIAKATVDGLGATEAAGAVMFAVFVASMTLFRFFGGSFIDSYGRVPVLYFSLGAALAGLILFVLAPNMVVAGLGAVLWGAGAAMGFPMGMSAAADDPARAAARVSVVSTIGYVAFLAGPPLLGFLGDHITIRWALLAIAVAIVASILTVPAARPLPASEHLGATAT